A genomic stretch from Aedes albopictus strain Foshan chromosome 2, AalbF5, whole genome shotgun sequence includes:
- the LOC109414995 gene encoding uridine-cytidine kinase-like 1, with translation MVLDTTVNQSVSKMSEIIQNAPSSASSDSDSTEQKESMEDPFSSTGLIECDIPKAGETMTECCPASPTTVPAKSNRSNSSGSQIRSPKPRRQRTTSVNQNTINSNEAIIRSNNRTIYTAGRPPWYNCAGQQVEPFVIGICGGSASGKTTVAQKIIESLDVPWVTLLSMDCFYKILNQKQHEQAIRNEYNFDHPDAFDIELMKDVLQRLKEGRKVEVPVYNFVSHSREIHTKTMYGANVIIFEGILTFHNPEILKMLDMKIFVDTDSDIRLARRLKRDIQQRGRDLEGVLKQYSTMVKPAYSSYIAPTMAHADIIVPRGSSNVVAIQLIVQHVHTQLQLRGFKLREALAHSYIGQPMPDSLKLLAMTPQVKGLHTFIRNASTPRDEFIFYSKRLIRLVLEYALSLLPFKNVEVDTPQGVLYEGKRMACQKICGVSILRAGETMEQAVSDVCKHIRIGKILIQTNQLTGEPELYYLRLPKDIKDYRVILMDATVATGAAAIMAIRVLLDHDVPEENIMLVSLLMAEIGVHSIAYAFPKVQIVTSALDPEINEKFYVIPGIGNFGDRYFGTEPTDTEILYE, from the exons ATGGTGCTGGACACTACGGTCAATCAGTCAGTCTCAAAGATGTCGGAAATTATCCAAAACGCACCAAGTTCTGCTTCATCGGATAG TGACTCAACTGAACAGAAGGAATCGATGGAAGACCCATTTTCGTCTACTGGATTGATCGAGTGCGATATACCAAAAGCTGGAGAAACTATGACCGAGTGTTGTCCGGCATCACCAACAACTGTTCCTGCTAAATCCAACCGGTCCAATTCGTCCGGTTCGCAAATTCGGTCACCAAAACCACGCCGGCAGCGTACAACATCGGTGAACCAGAATACAATCAATTCCAACGAAGCCATAATTCGTTCCAATAATCGAACAATTTACACTGCCGGAAGACCACCATGGTACAATTGTGCTGGCCAGCAAGTTGAACCTTTCGTAATTG GAATTTGTGGTGGAAGCGCATCAGGAAAAACTACCGTAGCTCAAAAGATAATCGAAAGCTTAGATGTGCCATGGGTTACACTGTTGTCCATGGATTGCTTCTATAAAATCCTAAATCAGAAACAACACGAGCAAGCCATTCGAAATGAGTATAACTTTGACCACCCTGATGCTTTCGATATCGAGCTGATGAAAGATGTGCTACAGCGTCTCAAGGAAGGACGCAAGGTGGAGGTTCCGGTTTACAATTTTGTCTCACATTCGAGAGAAATACATACG AAAACAATGTACGGTGCGAatgtaataatttttgaaggcattctcACCTTCCACAATCCGGAAATTCTTAAAATGTTGGACATGAAGATCTTCGTCGATACGGATTCTGACATTCGCCTTGCGAGGCGCCTGAAGCGAGACATTCAACAACGAGGTCGTGATTTGGAAGGAGTGCTGAAACAGTATTCCACGATGGTTAAACCAGCATACAGTAGTTACATTGCTCCAACGATGGCGCATGCTGACATCATTGTTCCTCGAGGTTCTAGCAATGTCGTGGCTATTCAGCTTATCGTTCAACACGTTCATACGCAGTTGCAACTG CGAGGATTTAAACTGCGAGAAGCGTTGGCACACTCTTATATTGGCCAACCAATGCCCGATTCTTTGAAATTGTTAGCTATGACACCGCAG GTGAAAGGTTTACACACCTTTATTCGTAATGCCAGCACACCCAGAGATGAGTTTATTTTCTACTCGAAACGTTTGATCAGATTAGTTTTGGAATACGCTCTTAGTCTGTTGCCGTTCAAAAATGTCGAGGTGGACACTCCACAGGGCGTTCTGTATGAAGGCAAAAGGATGGCTTGTCAGAAGATTTGTGGCGTGTCAATTCTGCGCGCTGGCGAAACGATGGAACAAGCAGTCAGCGACGTTTGCAAACATATTCGGATTGGGAAAATTCTCATTCAAACGAATCAGCTTACTGGTGAGCCAGAG CTGTACTATTTACGTCTCCCTAAGGACATAAAGGATTATAGGGTGATACTGATGGACGCTACTGTTGCTACAGGTGCTGCTG caattaTGGCTATACGCGTGCTGCTGGATCACGATGTTCCTGAGGAAAATATTATGCTTGTTTCTCTACTGATGGCCGAGATTGGTGTACACTCCATTGCCTACGCCTTTCCTAAAGTGCAAATCGTAACGTCCGCACTAGACCCGGAGATCAACGAGAAATTCTATGTCATCCCCGGTATAGGTAACTTTGGTGATAGATATTTTGGCACTGAACCAACTGACACGGAAATTCTATATGAATAA